From a single Plutella xylostella chromosome 5, ilPluXylo3.1, whole genome shotgun sequence genomic region:
- the LOC105391294 gene encoding SHC-transforming protein 2 isoform X1, protein MADNSFVSKPARGWLHPDSVLANEGVTYSVRYIGCMEVLTSMKKLDFDTRSQVAKECIARVCAAAGLRSADKKRRISQAAACALAARPQMAHSGHNVALTVSSRAIALTSAEGGENIARHDMPRVSFASGGDADSLDYVAYVAKSVPPNEVRACYVLECGGRLAQDVIATIGQAFELRFKEFLTKPSSLNVGTLPCGAAEERDYYNDMPGKLPPEPRPPPLTTNSCSESARHYVNQTPPPRTPPTALLANHHTDIFDMQPFTAAPMSGTAAATPPPLAAPAQAALLANEPWFHGPISRTAAEKLVTEEGSFLVRSSAACAGQYVLTGARRGQHKHLLLVDPNGVVRTKDRVFESVPHLIKYHCSNSLPIVSADSALLLKTPVPRDPR, encoded by the exons ATGGCTGACAACAGCTTCGTGTCCAAGCCGGCGCGGGGCTGGCTGCATCCAGACTCCGTGCTGGCTAACGAAGGAGTCACCTACTCCGTCAGg TATATTGGATGTATGGAGGTCCTGACTTCCATGAAGAAATTGGACTTTGACACAAGATCACAAGTTGCCAA AGAATGCATAGCAAGAGTGTGTGCAGCGGCCGGGCTGAGATCAGCTGACAAGAAGCGGAGGATAAGTCAAGCAGCTGCATGTGCCCTGGCGGCTCGGCCACAGATGGCACACTCCGGCCACAACGTCGCCCTCACTGTCTCCTCAAGAGCCATCGCTTTGACatctgccgaaggaggagagaATATCGCCCGTCATGACATGCCAAGAGTCTCATTTGCCTCTGGCGGAGACGCAGATTCCCTAGATTACGTAGCATATGTAGCTAAGTCCGTACCACCAAATGAAGTGCGAGCATGCTACGTACTGGAATGTGGAGGAAGATTGGCACAAGATGTGATTGCGACAATAGGACAGGCATTTGAATTGCGTTTCAAGGAATTCCTGACAAAACCATCATC TCTGAACGTGGGCACCCTCCCCTGCGGCGCGGCGGAGGAGCGCGACTACTACAACGACATGCCGGGCAAACTGCCGCCCgagccgcgcccgccgccgctcaCCAC GAACAGCTGCTCGGAGTCGGCGCGGCACTACGTGAACcagacgccgccgccgcgcacgcCGCCCACGGCGCTGCTCGCCAACCACCACACCGATATCTTTGACATGC AGCCATTCACAGCAGCCCCCATGTCCGGCACGGCCGCGGCGACGCCCCCTCCCCTTGCCGCCCCCGCGCAGGCCGCATTACTGGCTAATGAGCCCTGGTTCCACGGACCCATCTCCCGGACCGCGGCTGAGAAG CTAGTAACAGAGGAGGGCAGTTTCCTGGTGCGTTCATCAGCGGCGTGCGCGGGGCAGTACGTGCTGActggggcgcggcgcgggcagCACAAGCACTTGCTGCTGGTTGACCCTAACGGAGTG GTGCGAACCAAAGACCGCGTGTTCGAGAGCGTGCCGCACCTCATCAAGTACCACTGCAGCAACTCGCTGCCGATAGTGAGCGCCGACTCCGCGCTGCTGCTGAAGACGCCGGTGCCGCGGGACCCGCGCTGA
- the LOC105391295 gene encoding lysine-specific demethylase 6A isoform X2 yields the protein MALYVSPGFSRAPDAHLRLALMFKARRHWAAAAAHLRRSRLAPQQDATFTRLELSFHAAHFLEARGLRKSARDSYERLLKEPHLSASLKADVCRQLGWLFHRCASLGEPPARARAAIWCLQRAVAAEPDSGAGLYLLGRTFAAQGKVHDAFIAYRNSVEKSEGNADTWCSIGVLYQQQNQPMDALQAYICAVQLDKGHSAAWTNLGSLYESCQMPRDAFACYTNGGSAATATNAALRQRLAFLKAHLAHAPMPSVTGKRRQLPSIEEAWNLPISAEMSSRHKSAPPPYPGKREEPPPPPLTPQQLHTLQYLQRNDQALPPSQQALMQQLLTQYRLSQAARARAVTKSEGSGGSSSGETAESLAEDLLKRFADSQPDIKKEPVQEMSVPAASEAVLGGRQAVVKLEPLKSDPSRPRAFNIGMSSKQIFDACKDNPGPPTAWSVLGDGCAPPAPPAVPSPPLTAEQLAPPAPFVFVESKRDAFSPQLQDFCLKHPIAVVRGLTAALKLDLGLFSTKTLVEAWPEHAVEVRTQLMQSADENWDPSGRRRVWACASHRSHTTVRKYAQYQAGSFQESLRDERERPAGSNPGTLSDSDGRESGPVKRRKGQRMLRFGTNVDLSDEKKWRAQLTELQKLPAFARVASAANMLSHVGHVILGMNTVQLYMKVPGSRTPGHQENNNFCSININIGPGDCEWFGVPDAYWGGVNELCARHGLSYLHGSWWPDPEELRAHGVPVYRFTQRPGDLVWVNAGCVHWVQATGWCNNIAWNVGPLTARQYSLALERYEWNKLQSFKSIVPMVHLTWNLARNIRVSDARLHRAMRTCLMQTLRAAQGTLAAVKAKGVPIRFHGRAKGEASHYCGVCEREVWHALLVREHEKRHVVHCLACARRAAPDLAGFLCLEEHHVDELAQVYDAFTLHRPPPPPPPPAPPAHPLAHVSAPD from the exons ATGGCTCTGTACGTGTCGCCGGGGTTCTCTCGGGCGCCGGACGCGCACCTCCGGCTGGCGCTGATGTTCAAGGCGCGGCGGCactgggcggcggcggcggcgcaccTGCGGCGCTCGCGGCTGGCTCCCCAGCAGGACGCCACCTTCACCCGTCTGGAGCTCAGCTTCCACGCGGCGCACTTCCTCGAGGCCCGAGGCTTGAGGAAGAGCGCGCGGGACTCGTATGAGAGACTGCTGAAGGAGCCGCATCTGTCCGCCTCGCTGAAGGCTGATGTTTGCCGGCAACTTG GCTGGCTCTTCCACCGCTGCGCCTCTCTCGGGGAAccccccgcgcgcgcccgcgccgccatCTGGTGCCTGCAGCGCGCGGTGGCGGCGGAGCCCGACTCTGGAGCAGGGTTGTACCTGCTGGGACGCACCTTCGCGGCGCAAGGGAAGGTGCACGACGCCTTCATAGCCTACCGGAACTCGGTGGAGAAGAGCGAGGGGAATGCGGACACTTGGTGCAGTATTGG GGTCCTATACCAGCAGCAGAACCAGCCAATGGACGCGCTGCAAGCCTACATCTGCGCCGTCCAATTAGACAAGGGCCACTCGGCCGCATGGACCAATCTGGGCAGCCTATACGAGAGCTGTCAGATGCCGCGTGATGCGTTCGCGTGCTACACCAATGGCGGCTCGGCGGCCACGGCGACCAATGCCGCGCTGAGGCAGCGATTGGCGTTCCTGAAGGCGCATCTTGCGCATGCGCCGATGCCGTCGGTTACTGGGAA ACGCCGCCAGCTCCCCTCCATCGAAGAGGCGTGGAACCTCCCCATCTCCGCCGAGATGTCCTCACGACACAAGTCGGCGCCCCCGCCGTACCCCGGCAAGCGCGaggagccgccgccgccgccgctcacGCCGCAACAGCTGCATACCTTGCAGTATCTGCAGAGGAACGACCAGGCGTTGCCGCCTAGTCAACAG GCACTGATGCAGCAACTTCTGACGCAATATCGTCTGTCGCAAGCCGCGAGGGCTCGAGCG GTGACTAAAAGCGAAGGTTCCGGTGGCAGCTCCAGTGGGGAAACCGCTGAGTCTTTGGCCGAAGATCTGCTGAAGAGGTTTGCTGACTCGCAGCCAGATATAAAGAAGGAGCCAGTGCAAG AGATGAGTGTCCCAGCGGCCAGCGAGGCGGTGCTGGGCGGGCGGCAGGCCGTGGTGAAGCTGGAGCCGCTCAAGTCGGACCCGTCGAGGCCCAGAGCCTTCAATATAGGCATGAGCTCGAAGCAGATATTTGATGCTTGCAA AGACAACCCCGGCCCCCCCACAGCCTGGTCTGTTCTGGGCGACGGctgcgcgccccccgcgccccccgccgtcCCCTCGCCGCCCCTCACCGCGGAGCAGCtcgccccgcccgcgcccttTGTGTTTGTGGAGTCTAAACGGGATGCGTTCTCGCCTCAGTTGCAG GACTTCTGCCTAAAACACCCAATAGCCGTAGTCCGCGGCCTCACAGCGGCTCTCAAACTGGACCTCGGGCTATTTTCCACCAAAACTTTAGTCGAAGCTTGGCCAGAACACGCGGTGGAAGTGAGGACTCAGCTGATGCAGTCAGCTGATGAGAACTGGGACCCGAGCGGCAGGCGCCGGGTGTGGGCGTGTGCGTCGCACCGCTCTCACACCACTGTGAGGAAGTATGCGCAGTACCAGGCGGGGAGCTTTCAG GAGTCCCTCCGCGACGAGCGCGAGCGTCCGGCCGGGTCCAACCCGGGCACGCTCTCCGACTCGGACGGGCGTGAGTCAGGCCCGGTCAAGCGCCGCAAGGGGCAACGCATGCTGCGCTTCGGCACCAACGTAGACCTATCAGATGAGAAGAAGTGGCGAGCTCAGCTGACTGAACTGCAGAAGTTGCCGGCCTTTGCGAGGGTCGCCTCGGCGGCGAATATGCTGAGTCATGTCGGACATGTGATTCTGGGCATGAATACTGTGCAGCTGTATATGAAG GTCCCCGGCAGCCGCACGCCCGGCCACCAGGAGAACAACAACTTCTGCTCCATCAACATCAACATCGGGCCCGGCGACTGCGAGTGGTTCGGCGTGCCCGACGCGTACTGGGGCGGGGTCAATGAACTCTGCGCCCGCCACGGCCTGTCGTATTTACATGGGAGTTGGTGGCCGGATCCCGAGGAGTTGAGAGCTCATGGCGTGCCGGTGTATCGGTTCACTCAAAGGCCGGGGGATCTGGTGTGGGTTAACGCTGGATGCGTGCATTGG GTGCAAGCGACGGGCTGGTGCAACAACATCGCGTGGAACGTCGGGCCTTTAACCGCACGTCAGTACTCACTCGCCCTCGAGCGGTACGAGTGGAACAAGCTGCAGAGCTTCAAGTCCATCGTGCCCATGGTCCACTTGACCTGGAACCTGGCGAGGAATATCCGTGTATCTGATGCCAGGCTGCATAGAGCCATGCGCACTTGCCTTATGCAGACGCTGCGGGCCGCGCAGGGGACATTGGCTGCTGTTAAGGCTAAAGGAGTGCCGATTAGGTTCCACGGCAGGGCTAAAGGAGAGGCGAGTCACTACTGCGGTGTCTGTGAGAGGGAGGTGTGGCATGCGTTGTTAGTAAGAGAGCATGAGAAGCGGCACGTGGTTCACTGTCTAGCGTGTGCCCGTAGAGCGGCCCCCGACCTGGCCGGCTTCCTGTGCCTTGAGGAGCACCACGTGGACGAGCTCGCGCAGGTGTACGACGCCTTCACCCTGcaccgccccccgcccccgccgcccccgcccgcgccccccgcgcacCCCCTCGCCCACGTCTCCGCCCCCGACTGA
- the LOC105391294 gene encoding SHC-transforming protein 2 isoform X2, protein MADNSFVSKPARGWLHPDSVLANEGVTYSVRYIGCMEVLTSMKKLDFDTRSQVAKECIARVCAAAGLRSADKKRRISQAAACALAARPQMAHSGHNVALTVSSRAIALTSAEGGENIARHDMPRVSFASGGDADSLDYVAYVAKSVPPNEVRACYVLECGGRLAQDVIATIGQAFELRFKEFLTKPSSLNVGTLPCGAAEERDYYNDMPGKLPPEPRPPPLTTCSESARHYVNQTPPPRTPPTALLANHHTDIFDMQPFTAAPMSGTAAATPPPLAAPAQAALLANEPWFHGPISRTAAEKLVTEEGSFLVRSSAACAGQYVLTGARRGQHKHLLLVDPNGVVRTKDRVFESVPHLIKYHCSNSLPIVSADSALLLKTPVPRDPR, encoded by the exons ATGGCTGACAACAGCTTCGTGTCCAAGCCGGCGCGGGGCTGGCTGCATCCAGACTCCGTGCTGGCTAACGAAGGAGTCACCTACTCCGTCAGg TATATTGGATGTATGGAGGTCCTGACTTCCATGAAGAAATTGGACTTTGACACAAGATCACAAGTTGCCAA AGAATGCATAGCAAGAGTGTGTGCAGCGGCCGGGCTGAGATCAGCTGACAAGAAGCGGAGGATAAGTCAAGCAGCTGCATGTGCCCTGGCGGCTCGGCCACAGATGGCACACTCCGGCCACAACGTCGCCCTCACTGTCTCCTCAAGAGCCATCGCTTTGACatctgccgaaggaggagagaATATCGCCCGTCATGACATGCCAAGAGTCTCATTTGCCTCTGGCGGAGACGCAGATTCCCTAGATTACGTAGCATATGTAGCTAAGTCCGTACCACCAAATGAAGTGCGAGCATGCTACGTACTGGAATGTGGAGGAAGATTGGCACAAGATGTGATTGCGACAATAGGACAGGCATTTGAATTGCGTTTCAAGGAATTCCTGACAAAACCATCATC TCTGAACGTGGGCACCCTCCCCTGCGGCGCGGCGGAGGAGCGCGACTACTACAACGACATGCCGGGCAAACTGCCGCCCgagccgcgcccgccgccgctcaCCAC CTGCTCGGAGTCGGCGCGGCACTACGTGAACcagacgccgccgccgcgcacgcCGCCCACGGCGCTGCTCGCCAACCACCACACCGATATCTTTGACATGC AGCCATTCACAGCAGCCCCCATGTCCGGCACGGCCGCGGCGACGCCCCCTCCCCTTGCCGCCCCCGCGCAGGCCGCATTACTGGCTAATGAGCCCTGGTTCCACGGACCCATCTCCCGGACCGCGGCTGAGAAG CTAGTAACAGAGGAGGGCAGTTTCCTGGTGCGTTCATCAGCGGCGTGCGCGGGGCAGTACGTGCTGActggggcgcggcgcgggcagCACAAGCACTTGCTGCTGGTTGACCCTAACGGAGTG GTGCGAACCAAAGACCGCGTGTTCGAGAGCGTGCCGCACCTCATCAAGTACCACTGCAGCAACTCGCTGCCGATAGTGAGCGCCGACTCCGCGCTGCTGCTGAAGACGCCGGTGCCGCGGGACCCGCGCTGA